TAGATAGTAATTTTCTCAAATCCTCTTTGGTATCTACAAAGCTTGCCTCAAGCTCTCTAGAAGCAGTGACCACCCATTGTAGGTCATGTTGAAATTCCTTGCTGGTACAGCCAGGATAGATGGGATCCAAATCCCAGGTAGGTAATGCACTCACTGGTGAAGCTCCTTATAAATTCAAATCATATTCAGCTATCTTGTTGATCAGGGTCCTACGGCTTATGCCAAGCTCTTGGGCTGCTCGTGTGCGGTTTCCCTCCCAACGATGGAGGGCCCTGATGATTGCGTCAACTTCTACATCCTTGAGACTCTTTGCCTCTGTTGGTGTTGATGAAGGCTCATCCTTGGTCTGGGTATGGAGGGAGACCGATCCCCTCAGATCAAGGTCATCACACTGGATCTCCTCTCCACTGGTGAAAATCACTGCTCGCTCGAGAATATTCTCCAGCTCCCTGACGTTCCCGAAGAAGTCATGCTCGCAAAGCAGCTGCAGTGCATCTGCGGAGAACCCGGTTACCTTGTGGCCCATCTGACGGTTGAACCGCCTGAGAATTCCTGCGGCAAGCAAGGGAATATCTTCCCTTCGGTCCCTCAATGGCGGTATGACAATGCGAACCACATTAAGCCGATAGAACAGGTCCTCACGAAATACCCCTTCCCTGACCTGCTGTTCCAGATCCTTGTTGGTAGCCGCAATGATTCTTGCATTGATAGGTATTGCCTCTGTACCACCAAGGCGGCTTATCCTACGGTCTTGCAAGACCCTGAGTATCTTCACCTGCAGAGCGAGCGGCATATCGCCGATCTCATCCAGGAAAAGGGTTCCCCCACTTGCCAGTTCAAACATTCCCGTCTTGCGTGTTGCAGCACCGGTGAAGGCACCCTTCTCGTAGCCAAAGAGTTCACTTTCAAGCAGGTTCTCAGGAACTCCCCCGATATTGATAGCTACAAAGGGACCACCCTTGACCGGACTGGAAGCATGAATCTCCCGAGCCACTACTTCCTTTCCTGTCCCACTCTCACCGGTTATGAGAACTGTTGAGGTAGTATCCCCAATCTTGGTGATAACTTCCTTGATTTTCTTGATCGAGGAACTCTCTCCTACGAAAATCTGCTTATCATCCTCACGGTTGTTTCGTGTCTCACTCTCAACCAAGTTCCTCAGGTGTTGTGCTTCCACAAGTTTCTTCAAGCGGATGGTCAACTCCTCGGGATCGAAAGGTTTTACAATGTAGTCCTGGGCCCCGGTTTTCAAGGCAGAGACCGCATCGGTAATCTCACCATGGGCACTGACCATGATGATCGGCATACGAAACCCTTCACCCCTGATCCAGCTGATCAGGGAGAGACCATCCATCCCGGGCATCTTCAGATCGACAAGAGCAGCATCATATGCCTCTTCTCGAAGCATACGTTGTGCCGAGAGCCCATTCTCTGCACAATCACTTTCTATACCGTCGAGTTTGAGGTACTGCTGCATCAAATCCCGAATATTTGGTTCATCGTCAACAATGAGGATCTTCATTTTCTCGTTACTCCCATCAATTTGGCCGTGTGGATGGATTTAGGCAGTACCACCTCTGCAACCGTTCCACCCCCATCACGCGGGTAGAGACGAATATTTCCTCCCCTTGCTTTCACAAACTGCTGGCTGATGGAAAGGCCAATCCCTGAGCCATGAATCTTTGTGGTGAAGAAGGGGTCAAAAATCTTCTTTGAATCCTCAACCCTTATACCATCCCCACGGTCCATGACATAGATATGGACAAGATTCCGCTTATCGGTGGTTATTCGTACCTCTACCTGTGGATCGCGGGTATTGCTGCTCTCAACGGCATTCTTCAGGAGATTCTCAAAAACTGAGCGTGCCCTGTCCACATCAATGACAATCTGTTGCGGAGATCCACTTGAGAACCGAATGGGTTTGTCAAACCGCATCACCAAAGAGTTGAACAACTCATTCAGATCAACAACAACTGGCTTGCCCAATGGGTTGCGAAGAAAATCACTGACTTTGTTCGTGAGCTGGGTAAGCCTTCTGATCTCCTGTTCAATGAGTTTCAGTTCCCCGGCATGTTTTGCAGGAAGTGTCTTCTTGAGCAGGGCAAGCTGTATGGTAATGGCACTGAGCGGGTTCTTGATCTCATGGGTCAGGGTCCTTGCCGCCTGACCAAGGTTCACCAGACTCTCCTGCTTTGCAATGGTCTCCCGATAACGACGGTTGTTCCGGTAGATGGAGAGGACCAACAAGAAAAGGCCCACCAATGTCATACTGGAGACAATGCCGATAACCATGATGACCATTACCCGGTGGTTATAGTTCTGCCCATCAAAGTGGAGATACAGAACATCAGGGAAGTCAATGGGAGCTGGAAGCAACCCATTCTCTGTAAGGGTAAGCTCGCCAGTGTCCAGGAGGATGGTAAGACGGCTGAAGCGGATGTATTCTATCATCCCCGTCTCTCTATTGAAGGTTGCGGTCCCCGTATTCGAGCCGTCCTTGGGTAGAGAACCACGAGAATCGAATCGGTCCAAGGGTATGGTCATCGGGACATTGCCCAGGCTCAGCACCTTTCTTCCCAAGGAGTTGTACACACCAATACCAGAGACATTCTCATCCTGCATGGCTTGCAAAGCCTTGTTGGTACTATCCTGCAAAGCAAGAAAGACCGAGTTGAATGCCCGTTCAGCCTCACTCTGCATCCTCAACTCTTCACGGTCAAGAAGGGCTGAGGTGAGAAATATCACCAGAGCGATCAAGACAATGAAGGCAAAAGCGAGTGAGGTGATGACGATGAAAGGTTCCTTTCCATCAACAATCATCCACCTGGTTTTCTTAACAGTCAAGCGTATACTCCCCCGGGATCCTATTCGTAATTAAGGGCATCTATCGGGTCAAGACGGGAGGCTTTCATTGCTGGATACCACCCAAAGAAGACACCGACAAACATGGAAAAACCCAACGCCAGTATGACCGAGGTATACGATAAATGCAACGACCAATCCATTACATTGGTCACAGCATAGCTGATCAAGGCACCCAGTGCGATACCCAATAAGCCACCGATAATGGTCAGCGTGAGCGCTTCACAGATAAACTGCCCACGAATGACGTTGGGGCTCGCTCCCAAAGCCTTACGGATGCCAATCTCCTTGGTACGTTCAGCAACCGATACCAGCATGATGTTCATAATCCCAATCCCTCCAACCAAGAGACTGATGGCGGCAATAGCAGCCAAGAACGCGCTGAAGGTTCCAGTAATCTCATTTGCCATATCGGCCAAACTAGCTGGACTGAAGATATTGTAACCATCACTTCCCACAATGCCATCAAGGTACTCGGTTACCCTGTCAGAGACCTCAATGGTATCATATCCTTCCTGGACTTTCAGGACATACGCACCCACTCCGGAGGTCCGGGTGAAACGCTGTCCATAGGTGTTGTAGGGAATAAACACAGTATTGTCATAGGAGAGATTGAAGGTAGCATCCTTGCTCTCGAGGACTCCAACCACCAAATAACTCTTCGCTTGGTTTCGGAACACACTTACATACTGGCCGACGGCACTCTGGTCTGGAAACAACTCCTCAGCAATATCAGAACCAAGCACAATAACCTGACGATAGTTGATATTGTCCATGGACTCGAAAAAACCACCCTCTGCATATTCCAGATTAAGCACCTCTCCATAGCTTGAAAGCACCCCGGAAACCGATGCATTGACCGTCTCCTGTCCACTGCGGATCTGTGCGTTGCTGTTGTTTTGTGGGAGTACGGTGGTCAATCCCTCGATATCCCTAAGCAGGGTATCGCTGAATTCCTCATCAAAGGTACCACTCGAGCGCTGTGCATAGGATGGATATACGGTAATCATATCCAAGCCACCTACAGCGATGCTGTCGGTAATACTTGTTGATGCACTCTGGCCAATGGTCAGGATGGCTACTACCGAAGCTACCCCGATAACAATACCCAACAAGGAGAGGGCGGTCCTCATCTTGCTGCCACGCATTGCTGAGAATGCAAGTTTTATGTTCTCAAACAGCATACCCTTCCTCCAGTTTTCCATCGCGCAGATGTATCTGTCGATGGCATCGCATTCCCAGCTCCCTATCGTGGGTAACGAGAATGACTGTCCTGCCTTCAGCATTCAACTCCTCAAAGAGTTCCATGATCTGGCCTCCGGTCTTGCTGTCCAGTGCACCGGTAGGTTCATCTGCAAGCAGGATGGTAGGGTCATTTACCAAGGCACGAGCCACTGCGACACGCTGTTTCTGACCACCTGAGAGTTCATTGGGACGGTGGTACATGCGGTCTGCAAGACCTACCCGCTCTAGAGCATCAGCAGCCTTTTGCTTACGTTCACGTACTCCCATGCCAGCATAGAGAAGTGGGGTTACCACATTCTCAAGGGCTGTCAGCTTTCCCAGCAGGTTGAACTGCTGGAAAACAAAACCCACTTTCCGGTTTCTGATATACGCCAACTCAGTTTCATTCAAGCCAGCAGTATTCTCACCATCAATGTCGATCAGGCCACTGGTTGGAGTATCGAGGCAACCGATAAGATTCATCATGGTTGACTTTCCACTTCCCGAGGGTCCCATGATTGAGGTAAACTCTCCCTTCTTGATTGACAGGGACACCCCGTCAAGGGCTTTCACGATGAAATCGCCCATGACATAGTAGCGCCTTACGTCCTCAAGGTGTATTACATGTTGTTCCATCTCTATCACCGCATTGGCCCTCCACCCATGCCACCACCAGGTCCTGTCATGGTGACCAGAGCAGATGCGCTGGTATCAGTCTTCTTGATAATCAGGGTATCCCCTACCTTGAGGTCTCCACTGAGAAGCTGACTGATTCCCTCACCCAGGTATTTTACGGTAACAGCAACG
This sequence is a window from uncultured Sphaerochaeta sp.. Protein-coding genes within it:
- a CDS encoding sigma-54 dependent transcriptional regulator, with product MKILIVDDEPNIRDLMQQYLKLDGIESDCAENGLSAQRMLREEAYDAALVDLKMPGMDGLSLISWIRGEGFRMPIIMVSAHGEITDAVSALKTGAQDYIVKPFDPEELTIRLKKLVEAQHLRNLVESETRNNREDDKQIFVGESSSIKKIKEVITKIGDTTSTVLITGESGTGKEVVAREIHASSPVKGGPFVAINIGGVPENLLESELFGYEKGAFTGAATRKTGMFELASGGTLFLDEIGDMPLALQVKILRVLQDRRISRLGGTEAIPINARIIAATNKDLEQQVREGVFREDLFYRLNVVRIVIPPLRDRREDIPLLAAGILRRFNRQMGHKVTGFSADALQLLCEHDFFGNVRELENILERAVIFTSGEEIQCDDLDLRGSVSLHTQTKDEPSSTPTEAKSLKDVEVDAIIRALHRWEGNRTRAAQELGISRRTLINKIAEYDLNL
- a CDS encoding HAMP domain-containing sensor histidine kinase; amino-acid sequence: MTVKKTRWMIVDGKEPFIVITSLAFAFIVLIALVIFLTSALLDREELRMQSEAERAFNSVFLALQDSTNKALQAMQDENVSGIGVYNSLGRKVLSLGNVPMTIPLDRFDSRGSLPKDGSNTGTATFNRETGMIEYIRFSRLTILLDTGELTLTENGLLPAPIDFPDVLYLHFDGQNYNHRVMVIMVIGIVSSMTLVGLFLLVLSIYRNNRRYRETIAKQESLVNLGQAARTLTHEIKNPLSAITIQLALLKKTLPAKHAGELKLIEQEIRRLTQLTNKVSDFLRNPLGKPVVVDLNELFNSLVMRFDKPIRFSSGSPQQIVIDVDRARSVFENLLKNAVESSNTRDPQVEVRITTDKRNLVHIYVMDRGDGIRVEDSKKIFDPFFTTKIHGSGIGLSISQQFVKARGGNIRLYPRDGGGTVAEVVLPKSIHTAKLMGVTRK
- a CDS encoding ABC transporter permease encodes the protein MLFENIKLAFSAMRGSKMRTALSLLGIVIGVASVVAILTIGQSASTSITDSIAVGGLDMITVYPSYAQRSSGTFDEEFSDTLLRDIEGLTTVLPQNNSNAQIRSGQETVNASVSGVLSSYGEVLNLEYAEGGFFESMDNINYRQVIVLGSDIAEELFPDQSAVGQYVSVFRNQAKSYLVVGVLESKDATFNLSYDNTVFIPYNTYGQRFTRTSGVGAYVLKVQEGYDTIEVSDRVTEYLDGIVGSDGYNIFSPASLADMANEITGTFSAFLAAIAAISLLVGGIGIMNIMLVSVAERTKEIGIRKALGASPNVIRGQFICEALTLTIIGGLLGIALGALISYAVTNVMDWSLHLSYTSVILALGFSMFVGVFFGWYPAMKASRLDPIDALNYE
- a CDS encoding ABC transporter ATP-binding protein, with the translated sequence MEQHVIHLEDVRRYYVMGDFIVKALDGVSLSIKKGEFTSIMGPSGSGKSTMMNLIGCLDTPTSGLIDIDGENTAGLNETELAYIRNRKVGFVFQQFNLLGKLTALENVVTPLLYAGMGVRERKQKAADALERVGLADRMYHRPNELSGGQKQRVAVARALVNDPTILLADEPTGALDSKTGGQIMELFEELNAEGRTVILVTHDRELGMRCHRQIHLRDGKLEEGYAV